One Paraburkholderia caffeinilytica DNA segment encodes these proteins:
- a CDS encoding MFS transporter: MSKMAWRLMPILVVMFLISFIDRQNVSFAKLQMAHSLGLTEAAFGLASSLFFIGYLLFEVPSTLALHRFGARVWLARIMLTWGAITVLMGFTTSMTVFCVLRFALGVAEAGFYPGVIYYLTLWFPQSYRARVLGVFTLGSALANMLGSLLGGWLLSLNGAGGLEGWQWVFIATGLPAVLVAIAAFRLLPASLHEARFLNPREKQVALAALERESPADAAHEHPWKALTDLRVLLFAATYMLMSTSLYGVTYWLPTLVKSFGVSSTTNGFLSMLPWGIAVLLLLYLPAKLRRAKGVLKAMAWVAGLGVLGFTCSLLLPTTPLRFIALVLGGSCIPLLYPCFWSMPPRYFSGARAAASVAAINSIGNLGGFFSQNLMPIVGKSSGTAFGPMIVPIVCLAILGIGAMVAWFRTERRLIVANA, translated from the coding sequence ATGTCGAAAATGGCGTGGCGCCTTATGCCGATCCTGGTCGTGATGTTCCTGATTTCGTTCATCGACCGGCAGAATGTCAGCTTCGCCAAGCTGCAGATGGCACACAGCCTTGGGTTGACCGAGGCCGCGTTCGGGCTCGCTTCCTCGCTCTTCTTCATTGGCTATCTGCTCTTCGAAGTGCCGAGCACGCTTGCTTTGCATCGGTTCGGCGCCCGCGTATGGCTCGCCCGCATCATGCTGACCTGGGGGGCGATCACCGTATTGATGGGGTTCACGACCTCCATGACGGTCTTCTGCGTGCTGCGCTTCGCTTTGGGTGTGGCCGAAGCGGGTTTCTATCCCGGCGTGATCTACTACCTCACGCTCTGGTTTCCGCAGAGCTACCGCGCGCGGGTTCTCGGTGTATTTACGCTGGGCAGCGCGCTTGCCAACATGCTCGGATCGCTGCTGGGCGGATGGTTGTTGAGCCTGAACGGTGCCGGCGGGCTCGAGGGCTGGCAGTGGGTGTTCATCGCCACGGGTCTGCCGGCTGTTCTGGTGGCTATCGCCGCCTTCAGATTGCTGCCGGCTTCGCTTCACGAGGCACGCTTTCTCAACCCGCGTGAAAAGCAGGTCGCGCTCGCCGCACTTGAACGCGAGAGTCCGGCGGATGCGGCGCACGAGCACCCGTGGAAGGCGCTGACGGATCTTCGTGTCCTCCTGTTCGCCGCAACCTACATGCTGATGTCGACGTCGTTGTATGGCGTGACCTACTGGCTGCCGACGCTGGTCAAATCGTTCGGCGTGTCGAGCACCACCAACGGCTTTCTGAGCATGTTGCCCTGGGGCATTGCGGTGCTGTTGCTGCTCTATCTGCCGGCGAAACTGCGTCGCGCGAAAGGCGTTCTCAAGGCAATGGCATGGGTTGCGGGCCTCGGCGTGCTGGGGTTCACATGCAGTCTTCTGTTGCCCACCACGCCGCTGCGCTTCATCGCACTCGTGCTCGGCGGCTCGTGCATTCCGCTGCTCTATCCGTGTTTCTGGTCGATGCCGCCGCGCTATTTCTCCGGGGCGCGTGCGGCGGCAAGCGTCGCGGCAATCAACTCGATCGGAAATCTTGGCGGCTTCTTCAGTCAGAACCTGATGCCAATTGTCGGGAAAAGCAGCGGGACCGCGTTCGGCCCGATGATCGTACCGATTGTGTGCCTGGCAATCCTGGGCATTGGCGCGATGGTCGCCTGGTTTCGGACGGAGCGCCGGCTGATCGTCGCGAACGCATAG
- a CDS encoding LamG-like jellyroll fold domain-containing protein translates to MTSNNDQIKGVSRRSFLYSLGALALSACGGGGSPAAAVAVSRATSLAATSSVTLAHVANGATDIATSGAFVHPGLLHTQADFDRMAQKVTGQASPWYDGWKRLIANGHTRLSWSPRPQVEVDRGGSGSQNYPVLYNDIAAAYACALYWKVTGDTAYADKAVQIMNAWSSTLQRLGGDSNVDLAAGIYGYEFANAGEIMRSYSGWTATDFAAFQSMMLNIFYPINVDFLNRHNNTDITHYWANWDLCNMASIMAIGVLCDDHTLFDQAANYFIDGAGNGAIAQAVYYLHPGYLGQWQETGRDQGHNTLGIALGGAICEMAWNQGIDLYGYDNNRFLAGAEYVAKANLVQADGTYLTVPYMTYSNVDVTQTGFSTASQGTIRPCWALVYNHYVNRKGLAAPWSTKFAMAIQPEGGGGDYGTSSGGYDQLGYGTLTCTRDAVAPATAPSGLTAFPSAGQVVLSWWGVANGTSYNVKRASSSGGSYALIASGITDPSTYTDTPSAGTWYYVVSAQTASGESANSSEVVAVTAVQPHTYLTFNETAGTSAADATGNGHTGTLVGGATHVAGRAGNAVSLDGSSGYVSLPNNVVADVSDITIAAWVFWNGGNAWTRIFDFGAGTGRYLFLTPKNSSGVMRFAITTNGGHGERGINGNAALPTGQWAHVAVTLSGTTATLYLNGSVIGSATDVVFAPWRVGSTAQNWIGRSQYAGDPFFSGSIDEFRIYRGAMSADQILTLAQAA, encoded by the coding sequence ATGACGAGCAACAACGATCAGATCAAAGGCGTTTCGCGGCGAAGCTTTCTGTATAGTCTTGGCGCGCTCGCGCTGTCGGCCTGCGGTGGTGGGGGTAGCCCTGCTGCGGCCGTGGCCGTGAGTCGTGCGACAAGCCTGGCAGCCACCTCGAGTGTGACGTTGGCCCATGTCGCGAACGGTGCGACGGACATCGCGACGAGCGGCGCATTCGTTCATCCTGGGCTGCTGCATACGCAGGCCGACTTCGACCGCATGGCGCAGAAAGTCACCGGGCAGGCATCCCCCTGGTATGACGGCTGGAAGCGGCTGATCGCTAACGGCCACACAAGGCTGTCGTGGTCGCCGCGCCCGCAGGTCGAAGTCGATCGCGGGGGCAGCGGCTCGCAAAACTATCCCGTGCTGTACAACGACATCGCAGCGGCCTATGCCTGCGCGCTGTACTGGAAAGTAACGGGCGACACGGCTTACGCCGACAAGGCCGTGCAGATCATGAACGCCTGGTCTTCGACGTTGCAGCGCCTCGGCGGCGATAGCAACGTCGATCTCGCGGCCGGCATTTACGGCTACGAGTTCGCGAATGCCGGCGAAATCATGCGCAGCTATTCGGGCTGGACCGCGACCGACTTTGCGGCGTTCCAGTCGATGATGCTCAACATCTTCTATCCCATCAACGTCGACTTTCTCAATCGGCACAACAACACCGACATCACGCACTACTGGGCCAACTGGGACTTATGCAACATGGCGTCGATCATGGCAATCGGTGTGCTATGCGACGACCACACCCTGTTCGATCAGGCGGCCAACTACTTTATCGATGGGGCCGGTAACGGTGCGATAGCCCAGGCGGTCTATTACCTGCACCCCGGCTATCTCGGGCAATGGCAGGAGACGGGCCGCGACCAGGGGCATAACACGCTCGGCATCGCGCTTGGCGGTGCAATCTGCGAAATGGCGTGGAATCAGGGCATCGACCTGTACGGATATGACAACAACCGCTTTCTCGCCGGCGCGGAATACGTGGCGAAGGCAAATCTTGTGCAGGCCGACGGCACCTATCTCACCGTGCCGTACATGACCTATTCGAATGTCGACGTGACGCAAACGGGTTTTTCAACCGCCTCGCAGGGCACGATCCGGCCTTGCTGGGCGCTCGTCTACAACCACTACGTGAATCGCAAAGGTCTCGCGGCGCCATGGTCGACAAAGTTCGCGATGGCGATCCAGCCCGAAGGCGGCGGCGGCGACTACGGCACATCCAGCGGCGGCTATGATCAACTTGGCTACGGCACGCTCACCTGCACGCGCGACGCGGTCGCGCCCGCCACTGCGCCGAGCGGTCTCACAGCGTTCCCGAGCGCGGGACAGGTCGTGCTGTCCTGGTGGGGCGTCGCTAACGGCACGAGCTATAACGTGAAGCGCGCGTCCAGTTCAGGCGGATCGTACGCGCTCATTGCGAGCGGCATTACCGATCCGTCGACGTACACGGACACGCCGTCGGCGGGCACATGGTATTACGTCGTGAGCGCGCAGACAGCGTCCGGCGAAAGCGCAAACTCGTCAGAGGTGGTCGCAGTGACGGCGGTGCAACCGCATACGTATCTGACGTTCAACGAAACAGCCGGCACGAGCGCCGCCGACGCGACGGGCAACGGCCATACGGGCACGCTCGTCGGCGGCGCGACGCATGTGGCGGGCCGGGCCGGTAACGCCGTGTCGCTCGACGGCTCAAGCGGCTACGTCAGCCTTCCCAACAACGTCGTCGCCGATGTGTCGGACATCACCATCGCCGCCTGGGTCTTCTGGAACGGCGGCAACGCATGGACCCGCATCTTCGATTTCGGCGCAGGTACGGGACGCTACCTGTTCCTCACGCCGAAGAACTCCAGCGGCGTCATGCGCTTTGCGATTACGACCAATGGCGGGCACGGCGAGCGCGGCATCAACGGCAACGCAGCGCTGCCAACGGGACAATGGGCGCACGTGGCCGTGACGCTATCGGGCACGACCGCGACGCTGTATCTGAACGGCAGTGTGATCGGCAGCGCGACCGATGTTGTGTTCGCGCCGTGGCGCGTCGGTTCGACTGCACAGAACTGGATTGGACGCTCGCAGTATGCCGGCGACCCGTTCTTCAGCGGGTCGATCGACGAGTTTCGCATCTATCGTGGCGCCATGTCGGCCGATCAGATCCTGACGCTGGCGCAGGCTGCGTAG
- a CDS encoding sensor histidine kinase: MQQLDWFPKTLFGRTLLFIALVVASGAVALAAIARYYASVAAERAYDQLLSGAAIQVAENLYVQGGVLALNPPVAALSTLSGYDLVYYKAVDSRGLVVAGYADLNNPATLKMAQQGPVFANGIYQDQRIRMATIARYMPEETTPGWAVVTVAQTTRARQQLTNEMSLKVWTLILLMSILAVGASGLAIKHGLRPLAEVEAIIASRDPTDLRPVAVNTPSEINAIIGAINVLMQRLAQRLSSMQRLIADAAHQMRTPLARLDAQIELLSTETDTARFEARLSALRATSSDVGRLTNQLLNHAMVIHRSEVVALQPVELNALVKEVLGRTIPLADERDVAVAFESDAACTYISGDRISLQEALSNVLHNALLHGAADEIVVSITTSGTTVALTVNDNGCGIAPEHWESALRPFVRLGPDGADRRTGSGLGLAIVQEVMRVHGGNVIFSFPASGGFAVTLKFPHTAVHTGDAFASPLSDR, translated from the coding sequence TTGCAACAACTTGACTGGTTTCCGAAGACGCTATTCGGGCGAACCTTGCTCTTTATCGCACTGGTGGTCGCTTCGGGAGCCGTGGCGCTTGCCGCGATCGCGCGTTATTACGCGAGCGTTGCCGCCGAGCGCGCCTACGACCAGCTGCTTTCGGGTGCCGCGATTCAGGTCGCCGAAAATCTCTACGTTCAAGGCGGTGTGCTCGCGCTCAACCCGCCGGTGGCGGCCCTGTCGACGCTGTCGGGATACGATCTTGTTTATTACAAAGCGGTGGATTCACGCGGACTGGTGGTCGCCGGCTATGCCGATCTCAACAACCCCGCGACACTGAAGATGGCCCAGCAAGGTCCGGTTTTCGCCAACGGGATCTATCAGGATCAACGCATCAGAATGGCGACCATCGCCCGCTACATGCCCGAGGAGACCACGCCTGGATGGGCAGTCGTCACCGTGGCGCAAACCACTCGCGCGAGGCAACAGCTCACCAACGAAATGAGTCTGAAAGTATGGACGCTCATTCTGCTCATGAGCATTCTGGCGGTCGGCGCGAGCGGGCTCGCCATCAAGCATGGACTAAGGCCGCTGGCAGAGGTGGAAGCGATCATCGCATCGCGTGACCCAACGGACCTCAGACCCGTGGCCGTCAACACACCAAGCGAAATCAACGCGATTATCGGCGCGATCAATGTCCTCATGCAGCGCCTCGCGCAACGACTTTCGTCGATGCAGCGTCTCATTGCCGACGCGGCCCACCAGATGCGCACACCGCTCGCACGTCTCGATGCGCAAATCGAACTGCTGAGCACCGAGACGGATACGGCTCGTTTCGAAGCACGTTTATCGGCGTTGCGCGCCACGTCCTCGGATGTCGGCCGGCTCACCAATCAATTATTGAATCACGCCATGGTGATTCATCGCTCGGAAGTCGTTGCCTTGCAACCCGTCGAATTGAATGCGCTCGTCAAGGAGGTACTGGGACGCACGATTCCGCTTGCCGATGAACGCGATGTCGCGGTTGCGTTCGAAAGTGACGCGGCGTGCACGTACATTTCCGGAGACCGTATCAGCTTGCAGGAAGCGCTTTCGAATGTGCTTCACAATGCGCTTCTTCATGGCGCCGCGGACGAGATCGTTGTGTCGATCACCACCTCCGGCACAACGGTGGCACTGACCGTGAACGACAACGGCTGCGGTATTGCGCCGGAACATTGGGAATCCGCGCTCCGTCCGTTCGTCAGGCTTGGGCCCGATGGCGCCGATCGGCGTACAGGGTCCGGCTTGGGACTGGCAATCGTTCAGGAGGTGATGAGGGTCCACGGCGGCAACGTTATTTTCTCTTTCCCGGCCTCAGGTGGATTCGCCGTGACCTTGAAGTTTCCGCACACAGCCGTTCATACCGGCGACGCGTTCGCTTCACCACTCAGCGACAGGTAA
- a CDS encoding methyl-accepting chemotaxis protein: MSRLSIARRLAAGFAAVLVLVALILSNSIWRLNHTARETEAMMAVPLAKERLVSDWYANVNGGVRRTIAIARSNDPSLTTFFADDTAEAGKAANEFVRSIEALVSSPEERALFQAVVSNRKQFVALRDAITQYRKEGQEAQAIALLNEKFLPQSKAYLLSMRALLDYQRKDIDAHAKSIAADNAASVVLMLALGATALGLGIFISYVITRSITQPLKLAVVSARRVADGDLSTRLPSGYSAEIGDLLNALSNMQEQLSVVVKGVRDNARSVSIASREISQGNLDLSQRTEEQASALEQTAATMEQFGATVRNNADNARLANELAAAACGVVGKGGEVVSDVVETMKRIDESSKMIGDIIGVIDGLAFQTNILALNAAVEAARAGEQGRGFAVVAGEVRTLAQRSAKAAKEIKSLIEASLVQVRQGTVLADQAGTTMRDVVQAIDRVSGIIGEISSASAEQSEGAAQIGVAINQIDQTTQQNAALVEESAAAAQSLEHQSRLLLDAVSVFKPDGSAA, encoded by the coding sequence ATGTCCCGTTTATCAATAGCGCGTCGTCTCGCAGCGGGTTTCGCCGCTGTACTCGTTCTGGTGGCGCTGATACTTTCGAACAGTATCTGGCGCCTGAACCACACGGCCCGCGAGACGGAGGCCATGATGGCCGTGCCGCTTGCCAAGGAGCGGCTTGTCAGTGACTGGTATGCGAATGTCAACGGCGGCGTGCGGCGGACCATCGCGATTGCGCGTAGCAACGATCCGTCGCTCACGACCTTCTTCGCCGACGACACCGCCGAGGCCGGCAAGGCAGCAAACGAGTTCGTCCGATCTATCGAAGCGCTAGTCAGCAGCCCGGAAGAGCGCGCGCTGTTTCAGGCAGTCGTTTCGAATCGCAAGCAATTCGTTGCGCTTCGTGACGCGATCACCCAGTACAGGAAGGAGGGGCAGGAGGCGCAGGCCATCGCTCTTCTCAACGAGAAGTTCCTTCCTCAGTCCAAGGCGTACCTGCTTTCCATGCGGGCCCTCCTGGACTACCAGCGCAAAGACATCGACGCGCACGCGAAGTCCATCGCCGCTGACAACGCGGCCAGCGTCGTCTTGATGCTGGCTTTGGGCGCGACTGCGCTCGGCCTGGGCATATTCATCTCCTATGTCATTACAAGGAGCATCACGCAGCCGTTGAAGCTGGCGGTGGTGTCTGCCAGACGGGTTGCGGACGGCGATCTCAGTACGCGTCTTCCGTCCGGTTATTCCGCGGAAATCGGGGATCTTCTCAACGCGCTGAGCAACATGCAGGAGCAGCTCTCGGTGGTGGTCAAAGGTGTCCGCGACAACGCGCGGAGCGTATCGATCGCCAGTCGGGAGATTTCGCAGGGCAATCTCGATCTGAGTCAACGCACCGAAGAGCAGGCGAGCGCCCTCGAGCAGACAGCTGCCACGATGGAGCAGTTTGGAGCGACAGTGCGCAACAATGCCGACAACGCCAGGCTCGCGAACGAGCTTGCGGCTGCTGCGTGCGGGGTGGTCGGAAAAGGCGGAGAGGTCGTCTCGGACGTGGTCGAGACGATGAAGCGTATCGACGAAAGCTCGAAGATGATCGGAGATATTATCGGCGTGATCGACGGACTCGCGTTCCAGACCAACATCCTCGCACTGAATGCGGCAGTCGAGGCAGCGCGAGCCGGGGAACAGGGGCGAGGTTTCGCGGTGGTCGCGGGAGAAGTCCGAACCCTGGCGCAACGCAGCGCCAAAGCGGCCAAGGAGATCAAGTCGTTGATTGAAGCGAGCCTCGTGCAGGTCAGGCAAGGCACCGTGCTCGCGGATCAGGCGGGAACGACAATGAGAGACGTTGTTCAGGCTATCGACCGTGTAAGCGGCATTATTGGCGAGATCAGTTCGGCCAGCGCCGAACAAAGCGAAGGTGCAGCGCAAATTGGTGTCGCGATCAATCAGATCGATCAAACCACACAGCAAAACGCCGCATTGGTGGAAGAAAGCGCCGCAGCGGCTCAAAGCCTTGAACATCAGTCGCGCCTGTTACTTGATGCCGTCTCGGTCTTCAAACCGGATGGCTCGGCGGCTTAA
- a CDS encoding SDR family oxidoreductase: MTQADLQAIAQLPGRPDFSGKVVLVTGGAQGIGRGIAEAFAACGAEVAIADLRIEAARDAVAYITAAGGRAHPYEADMGEREQIERLVAGIESGHRRLDVVVHNAAYFPLTAFRDITPAILERTLSVNLAALFWLTQAAVPSFIRQGGGRVLATSSVTGPRVAYPGLAHYAASKAGVNGFIRAAALELAKHRITVNGVEPGMIRTPAMDNLGDGELNGRIERAIPLGRLGEPSDIAAAMLFLASDAASYITGQTIVVDGGATLPECTAALA, translated from the coding sequence ATGACGCAGGCTGATTTGCAGGCGATAGCGCAATTGCCCGGCAGGCCCGATTTCAGCGGTAAGGTCGTGCTTGTCACGGGGGGCGCGCAGGGCATAGGCCGTGGCATTGCCGAGGCCTTTGCCGCGTGCGGCGCGGAGGTCGCGATTGCTGATCTGCGTATCGAAGCGGCCCGCGATGCCGTGGCATACATCACCGCGGCAGGTGGCCGTGCCCATCCCTACGAGGCCGATATGGGCGAGCGGGAACAGATCGAGAGGCTGGTGGCCGGGATCGAATCCGGGCATCGGCGCCTCGACGTGGTGGTGCATAACGCCGCGTATTTTCCGCTGACCGCATTTCGCGACATCACACCCGCGATCCTCGAACGCACCCTGTCGGTGAATCTTGCCGCGCTGTTCTGGCTGACGCAGGCCGCTGTGCCGTCGTTCATCCGGCAGGGCGGCGGCCGGGTGCTGGCGACCTCCTCGGTAACGGGGCCACGGGTCGCGTATCCCGGTCTCGCGCACTATGCCGCATCGAAGGCGGGCGTGAACGGCTTCATCCGGGCTGCAGCGCTCGAACTGGCGAAGCACCGGATCACGGTGAACGGCGTCGAGCCAGGCATGATCCGCACGCCGGCCATGGACAATCTCGGCGATGGCGAATTGAACGGGCGGATCGAACGCGCAATACCGCTCGGGCGGCTCGGCGAACCGTCGGATATCGCCGCGGCGATGCTGTTCCTCGCGTCCGACGCGGCTTCGTACATTACCGGTCAGACCATCGTCGTCGATGGCGGCGCGACCCTCCCCGAGTGCACCGCCGCGCTCGCCTAA
- a CDS encoding ABC transporter substrate-binding protein, with product MAIRRRPIMDRVSHFRRRRALTVAGLAAAAAPALVLSRTRAVRISKGYGILYLPLLVMEQQRLFEKHAARRGLRSIAAEWVLLDGGNSVNDAMMAGTLDFAGAGAPGFIELWARARGIPNVEVIGISGLSTTSLSLNTNNPSISSLRDFSSSDKIAVPGIRTSLSAVVLQMVASKVLGPQHFAQLDSITVNLQHPQAMQSLIRRENGISAHFTSPPFSYLELREPGIHRVVDSIEVLGPLTLDVVFAPKSLVDTEPAIAAAFLDALDEANRVIAEDRRAAAAIYVAASSMKVSVDDVMQMLSAPETRFSVRPSQLMNYVDFLYMVGTIKARPRIWSEMFAPMLEDYGSS from the coding sequence ATGGCTATCCGCCGACGGCCCATCATGGACCGCGTGAGTCATTTTCGCAGGCGCCGCGCGCTGACCGTCGCCGGTCTTGCCGCAGCGGCAGCGCCCGCGCTCGTGCTGTCGCGGACACGCGCCGTGCGCATCTCCAAGGGCTACGGGATACTTTATTTGCCGCTTCTTGTCATGGAACAGCAGCGTCTGTTCGAGAAGCATGCGGCAAGGCGTGGACTACGCTCGATCGCCGCCGAATGGGTGTTGCTCGACGGAGGAAATTCCGTCAACGATGCGATGATGGCCGGAACGCTCGATTTTGCAGGTGCCGGCGCTCCGGGCTTCATCGAGCTCTGGGCACGCGCCCGGGGAATCCCGAACGTCGAGGTGATCGGGATCAGCGGGTTGAGCACGACGTCTCTCTCGCTCAATACCAACAATCCATCGATCTCGTCGCTCCGCGACTTCTCGTCTTCCGACAAAATCGCCGTGCCCGGCATCAGGACATCGCTCTCCGCGGTGGTGTTGCAAATGGTTGCCAGCAAGGTCCTCGGGCCGCAGCACTTCGCACAGCTCGACTCGATCACGGTCAACCTGCAACACCCTCAGGCGATGCAGTCGCTCATCCGGCGTGAAAACGGAATTTCGGCGCACTTCACGTCGCCGCCGTTTTCGTACCTGGAGCTGCGTGAGCCGGGCATTCATCGTGTCGTCGACTCGATCGAGGTACTGGGCCCGCTCACACTCGACGTGGTGTTCGCGCCCAAAAGTCTGGTCGACACGGAGCCGGCGATTGCCGCCGCGTTTCTTGACGCGCTCGACGAGGCGAACCGCGTCATCGCGGAAGATCGCCGTGCCGCTGCTGCCATCTACGTTGCCGCGTCGAGCATGAAGGTGTCGGTCGACGACGTGATGCAGATGCTCTCGGCCCCGGAAACCCGTTTTTCCGTGCGCCCCAGTCAGTTGATGAACTATGTGGATTTTCTCTACATGGTCGGCACGATCAAGGCAAGGCCGCGCATCTGGAGCGAGATGTTCGCGCCAATGCTGGAAGACTACGGTTCGTCGTGA
- a CDS encoding MoaF C-terminal domain-containing protein encodes MASQPVFIQVGELADGFAPDSHILPALDDLVGKTLRLAFADHPTLELEFATAGVLRSHVLAGQRRGSSGEHRYRATSLRSGIYLVDFVGEAGVVDSHAPQSAASTEGGDSAGDIAATPSSSSFVLDLNRGLCTSVVGTLPSEAQTRVAPFTRVEQGDELTSVRVQFRHGTIAPGQTSASAPRGQAAAPADPLAAEALHRPTGELIGMRNLYTYSATERYEHVYLNENFYAWQCLSGVEQGLADVDRCHYFAIDTNLYLFVWREKIIPTLGVVMIDLDRLRTDGKIFGYKGNRFDAVSNFPVGAHARILNTTRYPQ; translated from the coding sequence ATGGCATCACAACCCGTTTTTATCCAGGTCGGTGAACTTGCTGACGGTTTCGCGCCCGACAGCCACATTCTGCCGGCGCTTGACGATCTCGTCGGCAAGACACTGCGACTCGCGTTCGCTGACCACCCTACGCTCGAACTGGAGTTCGCAACGGCCGGTGTGTTGCGCTCGCATGTTCTGGCAGGCCAGCGGCGTGGTTCAAGCGGCGAACATCGCTATCGCGCGACATCGCTACGCAGCGGTATTTATCTGGTCGATTTCGTCGGCGAAGCCGGGGTGGTCGATTCGCACGCGCCGCAAAGTGCCGCTTCCACAGAAGGCGGTGACAGTGCGGGAGATATCGCCGCCACGCCATCGTCGAGCAGCTTTGTGCTCGACCTGAATCGCGGTTTGTGCACGTCTGTCGTCGGCACGCTTCCGAGCGAGGCGCAAACGCGGGTTGCTCCTTTTACGCGTGTCGAACAGGGCGACGAGTTGACCAGTGTGCGCGTCCAGTTCAGGCACGGTACGATCGCGCCGGGCCAGACGTCAGCGTCCGCGCCGCGGGGGCAGGCCGCCGCGCCGGCGGACCCGCTCGCCGCCGAGGCGTTGCATCGTCCCACCGGCGAACTGATCGGCATGCGCAATCTCTACACGTATAGCGCAACCGAGCGCTACGAACACGTGTATCTCAACGAGAACTTCTACGCGTGGCAGTGTCTGTCCGGCGTCGAACAAGGTCTTGCCGATGTCGACCGCTGCCACTATTTCGCCATCGACACGAATCTGTACCTGTTCGTGTGGCGCGAGAAAATCATTCCAACCCTGGGCGTCGTGATGATCGACCTCGACCGCCTCAGGACCGACGGCAAGATTTTTGGCTACAAGGGAAACCGCTTCGACGCGGTGTCGAATTTTCCGGTCGGCGCGCACGCGCGGATTCTGAACACGACACGGTATCCGCAATGA
- a CDS encoding response regulator transcription factor: MRILVVEDDAEIGAAIRSRLTRIGHAVDLETDGATGYGLLAVERFDLAVLDVMLPSMDGFSILRRMRAEGISTPVLLVTARSAIDDRVSGLGLGADDYLVKPFDYRELEARVQVLLRRNSGHANDVVRIGSLAIDRSSRLAELDGQPLSLSRQEFALLEILASRPQRVFSKEELLNQLFRYGKEPTANAVEQYVTRVRKKIQGSSVEIRTARGMGYQIATT; encoded by the coding sequence ATGCGGATTCTTGTAGTTGAGGACGATGCGGAAATCGGTGCGGCAATCCGCAGCCGCCTGACCCGGATCGGCCACGCCGTGGATCTTGAAACAGACGGCGCAACGGGGTACGGATTGCTGGCCGTCGAGCGGTTTGATCTCGCCGTCCTGGACGTTATGCTGCCGTCGATGGACGGCTTTAGCATCCTGCGTCGCATGAGGGCGGAAGGCATTTCCACGCCCGTGCTGCTGGTGACCGCCCGCTCCGCCATCGACGATCGCGTGAGCGGCCTCGGCCTCGGCGCCGACGACTATCTCGTCAAACCGTTCGACTACCGCGAACTCGAAGCACGCGTGCAGGTATTACTGCGCCGCAATAGCGGCCATGCGAACGACGTAGTGAGGATCGGCTCCCTCGCGATCGATCGTAGCAGCCGGCTCGCGGAGCTGGACGGTCAGCCGCTTTCGTTGTCGCGTCAGGAATTCGCGCTGCTCGAGATCCTCGCGAGCCGGCCGCAGCGGGTATTTTCCAAGGAGGAATTGCTGAACCAGCTGTTCCGCTACGGCAAGGAGCCGACCGCCAATGCGGTCGAGCAATACGTGACCCGCGTGCGCAAGAAAATTCAGGGAAGCTCGGTCGAGATACGTACCGCACGGGGCATGGGGTATCAGATTGCAACAACTTGA